The segment TCAGGTTGTACCCGCCGCCGGTGTTTGAAGGAAGCGCCCCGTCAAAAAGGGCAATAAAGAGTGTCCTCGTGTGGTCAGCCAAAATCACTTTTTCCTTAAATGAGAGCTTTGTGTTTTCAAGGTACTTAAGCGCCTCGGGAAAGACCACCTCGTAACTTGTCTTAGTCCCGTTCAGTACCCATGGAAACCTTTCAAGCCCAGCGCCCATGTCGATTACCTTGGTCTCAAGCTCGACAAGCTTCTTTTCTCCAGTCTCATCCTGCAAAACCTTGTACTGCATGTAGACCTGGTTTGCTAGCTCTATCCCGCCGACAAAGAACTCGATTGACGGCCCGGCGTTGCCTCCGCCCTCCCAGGCGTCCTCGTGCAGGAATATGTTCTCCTCCGGGATTCCCATCCCCTCGGTAAACAGCTCGAAAAGGTAACCCAATGCCTCGTCCTTGAAGTAAATGAAGTTTCCGGGGCGGTTGAAGACATGCTGGCCGACCATTATAAAGCCGGAGTAGTGCCTCCCCGTGACCCCCACGTTTTCAAGGTCATTGAAGCGCAGGCAGAACTGCGGCACAAGAAGAGGATTTGCAGGCGGCTCGACCTCACCTGAAACGCAGTATGGCTGGAAATCATAAATTGACGCCTCGACAAAGGTAACATCGTCCCTCCAGCGGGCAAGAACCGGGTACCGCTTGATGGGGGTGTGGCCGAATTTCCTAAAGACCGATACAAAGGTCTTCCAGCACTCGTCATAATTAAGCTTCTTTCCCATGGGCTTTCCCAGAAACCCGTAGGCGGGAAGCCCAAGCTTCACCCTGCACTCGTCATCGTCGCAGTAGTCCCTTGGAAACTTGCTCCAGAAAAATCTGCCGCAGACACGGCACTGCCTCCTGCCAAAGCCGATTTTCTCAAGCGTCTTTGAGGGGTATTCTTCTTTAGGAAATGTGAGCTTCATAAGATTAAATAGAATTTTAAGCTTTTTGAGCTGCTTGGACACCCGGATTATTAGATAACCGTTCTGCCCCAGTTACCTCCTGATAAGCCCTTTTCGCCAGGCCCTCTGAGGTATTTAGCGCCTGCGCCCATCCTTCTTTACCCTCGACATCTCGCCCAATCTTTCGGGAAAGCGCAGGAGAGATTCTGTGAATGTAAACCAAAGCAGGCCATACTGAAAGTTCCGAAAGGGCAATGGTCCGAGTCAGTTCCTTTTTGCAGGTTATGTCGCCTGTTGTTTCGTTAAAGGCAAAAATAGGGTCCGTTTCTTTGGCCTCACAGGCATCCGTCAGTAGCAATTCCGGCTTTCCGAGCATTTTCTTAAAGTTCAGAAGGCCTACATCATAATACCTTGGTATGCTGGCCACCTCAAGGAGCAGGGGCTCATCGGTCCCAAGCTCTTCTTGGAAATATCGCGGAATCCTGCTAAACGAACCCCTAATATTCTCTCCTTCAAAGTTTATCTCAGACCCCTTTCTTAGAAGGTAGAAGTTATCCGGGGCGAAAAGGTCAGTGCATAAATCACCCACAAGAAATGGTTCCTGAACCACATCTGGGTATACTGACTTAAGCGGATTTTGTGCCAGCCTGAATTTGGCGGGAAGCTCTACCCCGTAGGGCAGCGCAAAAATGGGGAGATATTCAGAATTCAGCAGGGACCCACCATCTTCCCTCTCCTCAATAAGGGCTTTAAGCGCAAAATGCGCGGGAGTGTCCTTCCCATATCCTTTTTTTCCAAGTATTGCCTTTACCTGAGTATTTCTATAGCCCTTTTCAAAAGCATCCGAAGTCATAACTAATCTGAACTTCAACCCCTAATATCATTTCAGCTAAAGCGATACGAAAAGAGTTTTACCGCCGTACGGGTGTCGCGTTTGTCAGCCGCTTTACTCCATCCGTAGTAACCAAAAAATCATTCTCAAGCCGCCAGCCGCCGACTCCTGGAACGTGGATTCCGGGCTCGATTGTAAAAGCCATTCCGGGCGCAAGTTTTGTTTCGCTCCAGCCCTTGGGAATTTTAAGCGGTTTAGGCGAAATTACGGGGGCATCGTGAGTCTCAAGCCCGATTCCGTGGCCGATAAGGTACTCCAGATTGAAGCCCTCCCCTTTTATGAAGTTTTCGGCGGTCTGGTGGAGCTTCCAGGCGGGCACTCCAACACTTGCGGCTTTTACTGACAAATCATACGCCTTTTCGACCGTCCGGGCGATTTTCTCCTCTCTTAAGCTAAGCCGCCCTATTGAGAAGGGAACTGTGATGTCCGAGCAGTACCCGGAAACCCTTGCGCCAAAGTCCGCAAGCCCCAGGCCCCGCCCAAGCTTCCTGCCTGAAAAGCTGGGGGAAGGGTGAATAAGTGAGCTTCTCCTGCCGGAGGTGACAATGGTAGGAAAAGCGATTTCATCAGCCCCAAGGCGGCGCATCTCGTTTTCGATTCCTAGAGCAATCTCCCTCTCGGTCTGGTTGGGGGAAAGTGTTTCGGCAAGGCACTTTGCGCCCCGGTCTGCGAGCCGGCACGCTTTTTTTATCAGCTCTATTTCCTGTGGCTCTTTTACTGCCCGGATTTTCGAGCATATGCCTGAAATCTCCTTTAATCTTCTCCCAGAAAGAAGCTTCGAAGCAGAATAAGACAGGTTCCTGCCGCTGACTCCAACCGGCCTTCCCTTAGGCAAAGCGTCCTTAATCAATTTGTCCAATGCGCTGATCCGGTCAAGGTTTACAATTTCGCTTACATTTGCCTCCTTTTGCGCCTGCTCGTACTCCAGGGCAGAAACCGCAAGCAGGGATTTTTTGGGAGTTATAATCAGGAATGCAAATGAGGAATTCCTCTGGAGATTAAGCCCGCTAAAGTAGCTGACATTTGGGTCAAAAAGTGCCTCGGTGCACATAAAGGCCGCCGAGCCGATACCTTGTTTTTCAAGTTGGGTTCGTAGCTCTCTTTGCTTTTTTGCGGCGATCGCTTTCATTCGGACACCTTAGGTGAAGAAATCACTTTCAGGATAAGCTCCCGGTCTCTTGGCTTGTTGTCAAAGTCAATGAAGACAATCTGCTGCCACTTTCCAAGAACCGGCCTGCCATCCTCAATCGGGACAGTGAAGCTCGGCTTTACAAGGGCGCTTCTGACATGCGAAAATCCGTTGCCGTCACCCCACTTCCTGTTGTGAGCATAGTCGTCGTTCATCGGGGCAAGCACTTCAAGGGCCCGAAGAAGGTCTGAAACAACTCCCCCCTCATATTCTATTGTCGTCAAGGCGCCAGTCGAGCCGGCAAGGAATATCAGGCAAAGCCCATCCTTAACACCAGCTTCCTTTACGCACTTTTTCACTTCGTCGGTTATGTCAACTATATCGTTGAAGCCCTTCGTAGAAAACCGTATCCTTCCCTTTGGACAAATCTCTATTCTCATAATAACTACATCTTTATTAGTAGGTTAGGGGGAGTTTGTGCCTAAATCCACTCTTAATGCTAAAAGATAACTTATGGGTAATTAATATGAACTCTTCTTTTGACTGGAAGGGATACGCGGACAGGTTTTCGAAGGCCTTAGAGGAGATTCCAGACTTTCCCCGGACATTCATACGCCTCGACATGGAAGGGCTTAAAACCCCAAAAGTAACGTACAAGGCAAGTGGAATGCCAGAGATTGTAGCAGTAGGCATGATTCACCTCGGCTCTCCCGAATACTACCAAAAAGTCCAGGAGATTATCAACTCAATGGATCGGGGCTACTATGAAGGGCCTAAAGAAGATGAAGATGCCCCGAAAGAAGAGAAGGAAGACGAAAAAGCAGAGCCGATTCTCAGTATAGACCAACTGTACACATACATTGCCAAATATGCGGGCCTTCAGAAACAGAAAGGCGCGCTGGAGTATGGAGAAACCTGGAATATTTCGGACCTAACCTCTTCAGAAATTGGAGAGAACGTTTCCGGGGCTTTCGTGTCCATCATAGAAGATTCTGCCCGAAAGCTTGATGAAATGGGCGATTTCCACCGGTGGCGCCCGGGGGAAGCCGCAAGATATGTGCGCGATGTTTTCATGTCCAGTCTAGACGGCCCTGAAGAAAAAATTAATTTTGACAAGCAGACTGAAGAAACGCTCATGTCCAGCAGAAACGCAATGCTCTACAAGGACCTTGAAGAAGAAATCGAAACCAACAAGGAAGGCAAAATCGGGATAGTCTACGGCTCAAGCCACCTTGTAGGGCTCGACAGGTTCCTGCTCGAAAAGGGCTATTCCAGAGAGCCGACAGAATGGATTCTTGCAATCGAGTGGCTAAGAGAGCCCTCCTACTGGAAAGCAAAAGCCGCATACCTGGCCTGGAAGGCAAAAAATACGCTGAAGAAAATTGCATGCGCCTAAACCCCCGGACTAAACTTTTGAGTAGCCACCAACAGCTTCACAAATATTCAGAATCTCAGTGTTGTAGGAGGCCACATCAAGGTTCATCAGGTATTCCTCCGAGCAGCAGCCGTTTGACCGAAAGCCATATCCGCTCACTTTTTCACCGGGCTTAAGGTCATTTGCGATGCAAAGCACAGACCCCTGGGCAGCGCCGGGAAGGCCAAGCGCTTTCCACCCAACTCCAGGCACATATATCTCAAGGCCGCTGGCCCCGCCATCACTCCGGCAAAAAACAAATGCGTCAATTGTTGTGTTCCCGGTGTTCACAAGAGTGTACTTGCTCACATCTCCGGAAAAGCTTTCTGCCTCATAGAACAGTATTTCGCCATGCACTATCCTCTCTGCCTCTCCTCCTCCGATAAACATGCCTGTAAGGGGCGTGTAGCCAGAAAGCAAAACTGCCGCCAGGCCAATAGCCACCAGAAGAAGCAAAAATACTGCAAGCTTATTTCCCATAAGATTGTCAAGCCGCCCCATAATTTAGTTCAGCCGATAAGTATACAATTTCACTTTTCAGCGTCCTTTTTCTCGCCTTCTCCCTTCATAATCTCATCCCTTACCGCCCGGACTTTCTTTATGCCGGATTCCTGGGGCGACTGGCGGCGGTTTTCCGTGCGTTTTTTGGATATCAATAACACTAGGGCAATTACTACCAAAACAAGCAAAAATTCGATGCCGGAAGCCATTTCAGAAACTTTTGCCTCAGCGTCTTTTGCAAAAGCCACTGCATACCCTGTCAGCCCAATCCCTGTGCCTTCAGACTCGCCAGAATTCTGTGAAGAAGCTGTGGCGCTTTCCTCTTCCACGCCCCTAATGTTTGCAAGAAGGGACTTCTTTGCCTTGGCCTCACCATCTGCCACGAACTCGATGCTGTACTGGCTTTTGTAATCGCCTGCCAAATTTTTAGGGGTAACCCTCAATACAAAATTTCTCTCCTCACCGATACCAAGCTCTTCTATCGACTGTGGGCTTAAAAGCCAATCCTCAAAAGGAGAGTTCTCAACGTAAAGCGTAATGGCCTTAAGCGGCGCCTGCCCGGTGTTCCTGACCGAGCCCTGCACCTCAGAAGAGCGGTTTATGTCCATGTCCACGTAATTTGGAAGCGAAATCGTCAGCTCTTTTTTCTGGGCTGCCTTGTAAGGCCAAAATACGGTATTTGCATACAGGTATCCCTTCTCAGCCCTTATCTCTGCTGTATATGAGCCCTCCTCTCCCGGAGCTGAAAAAGCCATGGAAAAGCTTCCATCTCCACCAGTAACAGCTGTTAGCTCGCCCTGCCCTTTTGTCTTGAGGTAGACCGTGGCGTCTGAAACCCCATTGCCGTCACCGTCAACCACTTTGCCGCTCACGCTGATTCCCTCGCCAAGGAAATATTCTGTCCTGAGCCCTTCCTGCATCTCAAGACGGATGGACTTCCTCTCGCCGATTGCAAATGCGGCCCTGAAAAACGGGTCAACATTGAAGCTTGCAACGTAATTGTCGGTGTGTATGTTTCTTACCGGCTCCCAGGCAGACTTGCATGACCTGTCCGGGAAATTCCAGTCAAGGCACTGATAGATCTCCAGAAGGCCCTTGTCGATTCCGTAATCATCATAGGGCAGCACAACCTCCGCATTCCTGAAGCCAAAGCCAAACTCAAAAGCAATGATTTTTTTTGAGCCGAATTCTGCGCCATCAAAGGAATCATACTTTATCGGGCTCTGGCTGTACCTGCAAACCTCTGCCTCCGTAAGCTCTGCCTGGCGATAGAGTATGCTGCTCCTGTCTGAAAGCATCAGTTCAAGGTCATGCCAGCCAGGGATAATTCTGGCGTAATATTCGCCATTTCTTCCGGTCTGTATAACCTCCTCCGAGCCAATGCTAATTTCCGCACTGACGGGCTGCCCCTGTGAATTCACAAGCTGGCCTTCAAGGGCAACAACATACCAGACCGGCAGTTCCTGGCTGCAGACCTCAGAGAGGTTCTCGTACGTTGCGCTTACCTCTAAGATATATGGCTCAGAAGAAGGTTCCTTGAATGGAAGCGCAACCTCCAGAATCCAGAGATTATTCTCAGCGAGCCGAAAGCTCTTGATTTGCCTTTCCTCTCCATCGAGATTTGCGCTGAACTTTATGTTAGTGGATTCGACCGCCCTGCCGCCCATCAGCAGTGTCCTTACGGTAATGTTAAGCGTAGTGGCCCCGGTAAGCTCATATGGCTCTTCAGGAGGAATTATCTCCAAAGTCAGGGGATGAACAACCTCATAAGAGCTGTCTGAATAGTCCTCCGCAGTCTGATTCTGGTAAATTGCAACCAGCCGAAGGGGAATGGTTTTTCCAAGGTCCGGCCTTTCGGGAAGGTCTGCGCTTATCGACCAGTATGAGCCGGAATTTTTCGGTGGCAGGACTTTTGGGTATGCCATTACATCGCTTCCAATATAGGCCTCAAAGCTTGCGCCGGACATAATCTTGCCTGCGTCTTTTCCATCCTTCCTGACGTCAGCCCAGAATGTTATGTTGTCGGAAGGGTAAAGCGTAAGCGCAGGGTTCTGGCCTGGAATATCAATTTTTACAATAGTGGCTGTCAGGCGGCTCACCCAGAAGGTTCTTGGCTGGGAAGAAACCGTGCCATTCTGCTCGCAGGAGGCAACAAGGGAATACTGGCCTTCGGAGATTCCGGTAAGCGTCTTTGAGATATGAATGCTTTCGCCCTTTATGAATTCCGAGTCGGAAATGAGAAGCTGGTAGCCGCCGGGCCCGCTTATGTTTGCGTATGCCTTTACCGCAGTCGAATTTTCGGAAGCGTTAAGGCAGAGAAATGAGACCTCCAGCTCGGAATTGTCGCCGGAAAGCCATATCTCAGGGCTTACTTCAAGCCCGGAGACTTCAAGCGAGAAAACGGGAAGGGGCAGGATAAGGGCAAAAACAAGGCAAGCCAGGCAATTAAGGGCAATAGCAGCAGCAGACGTGAAGCAGGAGTTCCTGTGGTCCTTACGGGAAATTTCTGAAGCCATAATTATCATAGTCTGAGCTTTTCGAGCGCCCTTCTGAGGGCAAGAAACCTTGGAGGCACGTAATTTTTCCTGAGCATTTTCGCGGCAATCGCCTTGAACTGTATGGAGGAGGGTGAGTGCCTGCTGAGCGCGAGCACGGGAGTTCTCCTGTGAAGAGACTTCCTGATTGCAGGGTCCTCGGGGATTATACCTATCACCGGAGCATCCGCCATCAGCTCAATCTCTCCAATCGGCATTTCGTGGCAGTCGCCTTTATGCCGGTTAAGCACCACCCCCAGCACCTGCTTGTTCTTTTTCTTTCCGATCTGCACAATCTTGGAGGCATTCGTTACCGAAGGAAGGTCAGGAGTGGAAACAACTATAATCTCGTCGCAGGCATCGAGCACACTTAGCGCCTCATAATCAATTCCGGGAGGCGAATCCAACAAGACCATGCCCTTAAGCTTCTGGACATGGTCTTTAAGAGCAGAAGTGTCCGCAGAAATGGAGCCAAGCGATATCGAGGAAGGTATTATCATTATCCCTGCTGAGGTGACATAAGTCGCCTTTTCGATTGTCGACTTCTCATTGAGGACATCCTGGAGGGTATTATTGTAGGAGAACGTGCCAAGGTGAAAGCCAAGGTTCGAGGCGGTGGTGTCAGCGTCAACGACTGTGACCTTTCCTCCAAATTCGCCAATTGCCAGCCCCAGGTTTATGGCAAGAGTGGTCTTCCCAACGCCTCCCTTTCCTGAAACAATTCCAATAACCCTTCTTGGGGATTCCTCACTGTCCTTGCTCGAAATAATATTTATCTGGTTATCAATAGTGTATTCTCCTCTCTTCGGTATTAGGCCTAACACCATAATATAGTATCAAATTACCATATAAATCCAAATGTCCCCTAATCCGGGTTTTAAGGGCCTAACTCCCACCTGGGCCGGTTAAGGCCACCTCGAGCCAGACATTTGCGCGATTTTGGCAGGGTTCACCTTTGTGGCCCTTTTTTGGCAGGCGGGTTTTCCTCGCCCTGGCGCAAGGTCTTTTTGAATATGAAAAAGTACACCATGCAGATTTCAAGAAGCACGAGAAGCAGGAGCAGGGAAAGCAGGACAAACATATTGAGCCGCTCTATGCCTGGAAGCTTCTCTTTAAGCCCATCTTTAAGCCCCTTGCCCCTTTCAAGAGCCGCCTTGCACTCGTCAACTTCGCCAGAGTCATAGTACATCAAAGCCCAGTCAAGCTGCTTCTTTGCGACCTTAAAAGTCTGGGTCACGTTGTGAACCTGGTAGATATAAAACATCCTGCCCAGCACTTCTTCTATGGAAACCAGGCCGTCTCCGAGCTCCTTTATGCCTGCCCTTATCGAAACATAGTCTATGCCTCTTGCAACAATCTGCACCGTCGAATTTCCCTGAAGGTATGCCGAATAGACCGTAAGGTTATGCGTGCCTTCGGCCAGATTGGCGGGAGGCCTTATTACTTCCATTGTTTCCAGAGTTTCAAGATTTTCTGTATAGTTAAGCTCAGGTATGAATATTTCGACGCTTTGAAGTGTATCGTTGCACACGTTGACGAGAGTAAGGTTTATCTGTGTGGGCTCGTCCGACTGGAGATTGGCAATGTGCGGCTCTACCCTTACGCAGTCAGTCGAATTTATTCCCGAGTACGGCCGTATGATGGTAAATTGCTTTGTCCAGTTCCAGGCGCCGTCATAAGCCCTTATGGTAACAACCGTCCTTTCATTCAGGACGCCAGATATTTCCACGGGAACAACTCTCTGCTTTTGCGGCTCAAGTGCGCCGATGACCCGGTTGTATGAAAAGTTTGCGGGGCCGTTGGATCTGATTTCAAGCATTAACAGGTTCATGGCTGCCTCACCGTCATTTATAAGAGTGACATTTACATAGCTTACCGGCTTTGAATGCAAAACGACTGGCGGCACCTCAATTCTCAGAGACTTCCTTTTGGGAAGTGCCATTGCGCCTCCGCTCGGAGGGGCTTTTCCGGCAGGAGCTGTGGAGGGGGGTACAATTACGCTCTTTTCAGGCACGAGAAAAGCGACAGTTGCCGTCGCTGAAGGAATGATTGAGCCAGTGGCGGTCTCGTTATAGCTTGAGTTTATAGCGGGCTTCCCTGCGAGGGACTCGACTCGAAATAGAAGCCGGTAATTGCCTGCGGGGGCGCTTGCGGAATCGATTGAAACCATAAAGCTGGCGGTCTGGTTTGAAGGGCCCAATTCCATTTGAGAAGGGCTAAACGAGACAAACGGCTGGAGGGACTCCGTAAGGACAGCGAAAGTGACGTTGTGGGGGTATGGCTCAAGGTTTCTTATGGTAAAATTCTGGCTCGCTCCGGCAAGGGATACTGTGCCCAGGTTTGCATCCG is part of the Candidatus Aenigmatarchaeota archaeon genome and harbors:
- a CDS encoding aminopeptidase P family protein, which codes for MKAIAAKKQRELRTQLEKQGIGSAAFMCTEALFDPNVSYFSGLNLQRNSSFAFLIITPKKSLLAVSALEYEQAQKEANVSEIVNLDRISALDKLIKDALPKGRPVGVSGRNLSYSASKLLSGRRLKEISGICSKIRAVKEPQEIELIKKACRLADRGAKCLAETLSPNQTEREIALGIENEMRRLGADEIAFPTIVTSGRRSSLIHPSPSFSGRKLGRGLGLADFGARVSGYCSDITVPFSIGRLSLREEKIARTVEKAYDLSVKAASVGVPAWKLHQTAENFIKGEGFNLEYLIGHGIGLETHDAPVISPKPLKIPKGWSETKLAPGMAFTIEPGIHVPGVGGWRLENDFLVTTDGVKRLTNATPVRR
- a CDS encoding YjbQ family protein — encoded protein: MRIEICPKGRIRFSTKGFNDIVDITDEVKKCVKEAGVKDGLCLIFLAGSTGALTTIEYEGGVVSDLLRALEVLAPMNDDYAHNRKWGDGNGFSHVRSALVKPSFTVPIEDGRPVLGKWQQIVFIDFDNKPRDRELILKVISSPKVSE
- a CDS encoding carboxypeptidase regulatory-like domain-containing protein is translated as MASEISRKDHRNSCFTSAAAIALNCLACLVFALILPLPVFSLEVSGLEVSPEIWLSGDNSELEVSFLCLNASENSTAVKAYANISGPGGYQLLISDSEFIKGESIHISKTLTGISEGQYSLVASCEQNGTVSSQPRTFWVSRLTATIVKIDIPGQNPALTLYPSDNITFWADVRKDGKDAGKIMSGASFEAYIGSDVMAYPKVLPPKNSGSYWSISADLPERPDLGKTIPLRLVAIYQNQTAEDYSDSSYEVVHPLTLEIIPPEEPYELTGATTLNITVRTLLMGGRAVESTNIKFSANLDGEERQIKSFRLAENNLWILEVALPFKEPSSEPYILEVSATYENLSEVCSQELPVWYVVALEGQLVNSQGQPVSAEISIGSEEVIQTGRNGEYYARIIPGWHDLELMLSDRSSILYRQAELTEAEVCRYSQSPIKYDSFDGAEFGSKKIIAFEFGFGFRNAEVVLPYDDYGIDKGLLEIYQCLDWNFPDRSCKSAWEPVRNIHTDNYVASFNVDPFFRAAFAIGERKSIRLEMQEGLRTEYFLGEGISVSGKVVDGDGNGVSDATVYLKTKGQGELTAVTGGDGSFSMAFSAPGEEGSYTAEIRAEKGYLYANTVFWPYKAAQKKELTISLPNYVDMDINRSSEVQGSVRNTGQAPLKAITLYVENSPFEDWLLSPQSIEELGIGEERNFVLRVTPKNLAGDYKSQYSIEFVADGEAKAKKSLLANIRGVEEESATASSQNSGESEGTGIGLTGYAVAFAKDAEAKVSEMASGIEFLLVLVVIALVLLISKKRTENRRQSPQESGIKKVRAVRDEIMKGEGEKKDAEK
- the minD gene encoding cell division ATPase MinD; amino-acid sequence: MVLGLIPKRGEYTIDNQINIISSKDSEESPRRVIGIVSGKGGVGKTTLAINLGLAIGEFGGKVTVVDADTTASNLGFHLGTFSYNNTLQDVLNEKSTIEKATYVTSAGIMIIPSSISLGSISADTSALKDHVQKLKGMVLLDSPPGIDYEALSVLDACDEIIVVSTPDLPSVTNASKIVQIGKKKNKQVLGVVLNRHKGDCHEMPIGEIELMADAPVIGIIPEDPAIRKSLHRRTPVLALSRHSPSSIQFKAIAAKMLRKNYVPPRFLALRRALEKLRL